The genomic segment CGCTATTGCTCAAACATACTACCAACCATCACAAGTGTTATCTACGGGCAAATTTGTGCCATTCTTGACCGTCAATAACTACTGGGCTCTGCACTATTTCCATCAAACTCACTTATTTACCTTTTTGGGCCTGCCCCGCCGTAGCCTGGAAGGCGGAGGAGGGTTTAGGTTTTTTGCGTTGTATTGGTTTGGTGATGTACACAAAAAAAATTTCGTACGATTGGTTTTAAAAAGATCGTTGTACTGGTTTGCAGAAATTGTACGAGTAAGAGTTTCGTAGATTGGTTCTTGTGTAAGAGGGGGTCCGGGGATCCGCGCAGCGGTCTAATAAGCGTAACGTAGTGTAGCTTATTGTTTTAAGAGAGTTTTAATTCGCGTAGGTGACGCGATAGGGCGCTAGCACGCACGAGGCAATCATGCGATCTGATCGGTACTTGAAAGCACCGAAAATTTTGAATTTTTGAGCTGTAAAAATGCATTTTGGTATTAAAGAAATTGTGCCATGAGATTAAAGAATTTGTGCAAACTAGTATTAAAAGATTTGTGCAAAAAATAGTTATAAAATCACAATTCTATTTTTAACTAATTCAGTCTGTTAAAAAATTTGTCAAAAAATCAGTTGTCATGCACACAGAATTTTTGCTATAGTGCCAAGTCTTATTTTTTAAAAAAAAGTGCTCCATATTTGTGGTGCTGGTATTGGGTATTGATAGAATGGAAAAAGAAATAATAAAACCGAGCAATCTTATTCACATTGTTCACAATTTTTCATTGATGCAAGCGCAGTTATGGGATTTTATACTTGCGCAGACACCACGAGAGGAAATACTTACCAAAGAATTTCATCAACTTTCTATTTCAAGAATCATGAAATTTCTTGGCAATACGCGTAATAATAAACATGTTAAAGCAACGCTTGAAGATATGGGAACTATTTTCACATACATCCTTATCAAAAAAGAGATGCATAAAGATGTTGGTTCTTTTCCATTATTTTCTTCAGTTTCAATTGTCGATAATGTTTTCAATTATTCTTACGATGAGGTGATTAAAAAATTTTTCGTCGAACTCAAATGCTATTCATACATCAATCTTTTGATGGTGCGTAAATTTGACTGCAAATACGCGCTGTTCTTATATCAACTTTGCTGCGATTACAAAAAAGTTGCACAAACGCCTTATCTAACGCTTAAAACTTTTTGTCAGTACATGGGTCTTGAGGATGGTTCTTATCAAGATTTTAGTTCGCTTAATTGTTACGTTGTAAAGAAGGCTATTGAGGAAGTGAATGAAAAATCTAATTTTTTTGTTAAAGCTATCTATCAAATACAAGGCCGTAAAATAACTGAGATTAAGTTTGAAGTGCTCTGTAAAGAGGGTATTGCTCCAGCCTACGCTAAAAAGCTTGTGGCCAGACCCATTTGACCAGGCTTAATAAATCTATATAATTCCATCCCCAAGGACATTAATTTTAAGCCTGTGTTAAAGCGACAATTTCATATGAACCATGCAGTTGAATACAAATTATCTCATGAATTTTCTGGACGCGAAAAGGAGCTTTTCCTTTTCCTGTTGAACCATGCTATGTGCGTTCCATTTGATGAGCACGCTGTTCCTCTTGCAACATATCTTTCTTATTTTGACCAAGGTCATCTTGTTGCTAAAGCAATGGCAAACCGTGTCTACCTGGCCTCATGTGATCAAAGCGAATCGTGTATAATAGATTTTATCGATGAATTTAAAGATGTTTTAAAGGGCATGATGCTTTTTGTTCGTTTTGTAGTTACTCATGGTAAGTCAAAAGAACGTGGGGCATTTTCTATTCTTGGTTCAATTATTATTCGAGGCGATAAAGTTTGTTATAAACTAACGCCTATGTTTCTCAAAAAACTTTCTGATCCTATTTTTACAAAATTCTTTGCTGATGCCGGTTTATTGGTTAAAAAATAAACTCTCCTAAATGTTGCAATGACAGTCTTATTTTCATTTTTTGTTTTGAATACTGAGATTATTACAGCATTGTACTGTTATGTTTTTAAGTATAATTGACTATTTTGTATTTAAAAACATAGAATATAAAAATGGATGGAGGGTGTTCATGCGGGTATTTAAAGATGGGGGGTTCTTATGAAAAAATTGTGTTTATTTTTTTGTATATGGTTTCTATCCCAGCAAACTACACTTTTTCCGCACGAAATTTTTAGTTTGCGTGCTGATACTGTTCGTCAGGGTGGTGTAAATATTGATACCTTGGTTAAATACACCAAGGCTG from the Candidatus Dependentiae bacterium genome contains:
- a CDS encoding replication initiation protein, with protein sequence MEKEIIKPSNLIHIVHNFSLMQAQLWDFILAQTPREEILTKEFHQLSISRIMKFLGNTRNNKHVKATLEDMGTIFTYILIKKEMHKDVGSFPLFSSVSIVDNVFNYSYDEVIKKFFVELKCYSYINLLMVRKFDCKYALFLYQLCCDYKKVAQTPYLTLKTFCQYMGLEDGSYQDFSSLNCYVVKKAIEEVNEKSNFFVKAIYQIQGRKITEIKFEVLCKEGIAPAYAKKLVARPI